In Paracoccus fistulariae, a single window of DNA contains:
- a CDS encoding DUF411 domain-containing protein, producing MTQDMFSRRKLLIGTAALAAASPLRALAQGAGPAIHVMKDPNCGCCSAWIEILENDGFAVTTEASAGTLLMRYKLDNGIPQEMVSCHTGRVDGYIIEGHVPVADIRRLLLERPDAVGLAVPGMPYGSPGMGPESQREAYDVFLIRRDGSNEVFTSYAAA from the coding sequence ATGACCCAAGACATGTTTTCCCGCCGCAAGCTCCTGATCGGCACAGCTGCGCTGGCGGCTGCGTCGCCCTTGAGGGCTCTGGCGCAAGGCGCCGGTCCGGCGATCCACGTGATGAAGGACCCCAACTGCGGCTGCTGCTCGGCCTGGATCGAGATCCTCGAGAACGACGGCTTCGCCGTCACGACCGAGGCGAGCGCCGGGACGCTTCTGATGCGCTACAAGCTGGACAACGGCATCCCGCAGGAGATGGTCTCCTGCCATACGGGTCGTGTGGATGGTTACATTATCGAGGGTCACGTCCCTGTTGCCGACATTCGCCGTCTCCTGCTGGAACGCCCCGACGCGGTCGGCCTCGCAGTGCCAGGCATGCCCTACGGCTCGCCCGGGATGGGACCGGAAAGCCAGCGCGAGGCCTACGACGTGTTTCTGATCCGGCGCGACGGATCGAACGAGGTCTTTACCAGCTACGCTGCTGCCTGA